atatttttattaagaacTGGAGTGGGGGAAGTAGATTAGAAGACTATAAAGAATCTCATATGTGTGCAAACTAGTCTAGTTATGAGCGAATTTATCGACGAGTCGGTGCGGAACATGCGTCCACTTCTGCACTTGAATTCTTGATGTAGAACGCGCAAATCAAACCGGCAATATATGTAGCTCAGCTATATATACAGATTATTTGTTAATTCCAGTTGGATGTGTATGCCGTTTAAATGATCGTTGCCTTTAAATCGTTCCTACTAGCGAACGAGAGCATCGCTAAAATGTATATTCGACAGCCACATAGTTTTTTATCGCACGACACTTTTCGCTTTATTGAAGTTATTTTTGGATTCTATATTgttatgaaacaataaataatataaatcaaataaagatTTCAATTCTTTGATAGGTATCCTGTACCCTCCATAGAATAGTATCTATCTTAAACGCCgattaattttttcaaccttacaGTTCAGTATGAAAGaatcttgaaaatattaataaagtaatattcttatcttttctatataatttctatattaatattttatttatgcaaaAGACAATTGTTCTATTTCACAAAGTGTATTATTGATTAACACAGTTTCAAGTGCATGAAACTAAGAGCAgttcaaaataattcaaaaatatgcAATTAAAGGTATGACCAATTTTTTGGTTTGTACAATTATAGTAACTTTTTTTCAAGGTCTTTAAGGCTGGTCAGACTGTTAGTCGGCCTGTGTGTATTCTAAATAAGCCGGACTTCAACAATGGCGGCTGATCCGTCACGACTAGCCGTTAAATGTCAACTGGAAGAGGAAGTTTTAAAATAGTGGTAGGATAGTAGTGTTTTATTGAGAATTATGGCAGCAAAGGAACCTGCTACTATTGACGATGAAATCGCTGAGCCTGGCATTGAACCAGGCGCTTCTGCGGAAACGATGCTTGTCACTACTGATAGTTTTGAAGAATACGAACAAGAGATCAGCAGTAGCATCGACGATAGACAAATGAAAGAAAGCACTACGAGCACCATCTCAGAAATTCAAGAAGACACGCAAGACATTCCAACAACGCCCACCGCAACAAATTCACGAGATCTTCAGAAAACAGCTTCTCTTGATGATTCGGAATTAGTACGTTTTATAACCTCTGTCGTAAGAAATGCCGCAGATGCATTAAACTTAAaagcaattcatcaaataaagATGACAATAGTCCGTTAAAGTAATAGCCAGAAGAAGATGTTGACTATCATTGAAAATTATGGGATATAGATTGTTATCTGTTTCCATTAAGTCTGAgctacattattttttttttgcggTAACACCCACTTACTAATGTCAGATACTTGATATCCTTTATGTTTTAGGAGGATGTCACCCATCGGTTAGGTCAAAGTAGTTTAGAGTCTGATCCCTTACGCTGCAAAACATGGTTGGCTCAAAGGAAACACATATTTATATTGAGCCAGGCTGGAAAACCCATATACTCTAGATATAGTTCTGAAGATAAACTAGTCACAGTAATGGGTGTCATGCAGGCCCTAGTTTCATTCGTCCAAGCAGGCAGTGATATGATCAGATCTGTGCATGCAGGAGATACTAACTTTGTATTTGTTGTCAAAGGTCCATTAATATTAGTTGCAGTTTCAAAAACACTTGAAAGTGTACCTCAACTTACATTGCAGTTAACGTATGTGTGTCACATTAAAGCAAGCGCCAGTccgttttattgtgttttaacatatttttgtcATTTCAGATACGTATATAATCAGATAGTCTCTGTGTTAACACAGTCACAATTAACTAGAGTATATGATCAACGTAGGAATTTTGATTTGAGGAGGTTGTTATCTGGTAGTGAAAGACTGATAGATCATTTACTAAATTTCATGGACAGAGAACCAGCATTTTTTCTAGGCGCTATTAAATGTTTACCTTTACTTCCTTCAATGCGAAGTTCCATTGCTCAGACTATCATTCAGACGTGTGGTAAAATCAAGGTATATTATATtctccaaatgaaattttatgttcACCGTAGAATAGAGTACACTGTCCTTCTTAAAGATCATACTAATAAGACTCATCTGACACTTTCCAGAATTTAGTGTTTGCAATACTTCTAGCTAATAATCAACTGGTAACATTAGTCAgaatgaacaaattttttttacatcCAGTGGACTtgcatataatacaaaatttggtcGACAGTTCAGAGTCACTTAAAACAGCCGAAAGCTGGACACCAATATGTTTGCCGAAGTTTGACGCTAACGGTTATATGCACGGGCATGTATCATACTTGGCCGAGGATTGTCAAGCATGCCTATTATTGCTTACGGTCGACAGAGACGTATTTTTTGTACTTTCTGAAGCAAAACAAGTAAGCGAGTAATTAAAGAATCTTTCATTTGATATCGATAAATGTTTCAGTGGAAAATactgaacaatttttctttctagaaaattgtagaaaaattaAGGCGGACAAACTGCTTAGAAGCGATTAACGAATCCATGAATAAACCACCAATTACAACGGCTGATATCGGTTTGCCAGAAATGAGACACGTTTTGTACAAATGTAAAAGTACAGCTCAGTTTTGGAGTCCTGGACTTCAACCTCCATACACAAAGGACGAAGAAATCGAACGGTAcgtacaatatattttacaaaataatatgttttataaatttataaaaaacgaTTGATATACTTTGTTCTTTTCAGATTGTTGGGTCTATATCAGTGTTTACATCACAGATTGTATGCTCCTAACCGACCACTGAAACTTATATTCCAACAATTAGATAAAGAGACCATGTTGGCATGGGtaagttgaaatatatttgtgtAGTTCACaatgtttgttttaattaaattaaatatatattccaGGTAACAATAAGTTTTGAACTCTATGTTACATTTGAACCGTTGGTAACCAAAGCCGATGCCATTGAGGCAGCGAGTAAACTGATAAAATGGattaaaaaagaggaagaaaggttatttattttaaatccaCCAACATTTTAAAAGTCCTATAATAGTGgtgatatttttaaaagaaaattcattcgtCAGACGAATAGAATTCGAAATGTGCAGTGCATTGTTTGATAGTGATTTATATTGACTAGATGGAGTATTGttacaaaataatagaaaacacaAACTGCATCGTGAGTTATGTGATGCATTCATGTTTTTTTCTCTCATATATCGACACTATACTTTTgctcattatttttaattacgaaaGTACTGTGCAATATAGTACTATGtggaaatgtatatatttaaaaacactACGCGTGTAATCGTATAGATTATATTTATAGACAGGCTATGACATtaccaatttattttattacatggTGCTCGAGGAAATTTGTCATTGTATTGTTAAGGAAGTCACTTTGGAAAGCATCTTTTTATAGTTAAGAAACGTATCCTTGAAACAATTCTTCATCAACAATCGCAATGATAAATATTCTCTattcttttgtaaataatacttaCATTGTAAGGTTTGaatcgaaaaaaaaagaaatgattccAGAACAAGTGAATAGTGTAATTTTAtgatgaaaaaatattgttactagGAACGCGTAACGTACGGGTACTTTATGCTACTATGTAGCGTTTCTATCGACGAgtactataattttaatatgaaactatTCCCTGTAAATGTTACACGCTACTGTTAATTTTGACCGAAGTGCTGTATACTGGATAAACGAATTCAAGACTTGTATCACGCAGATTTTTTTATTCGTCTGATAATTAGAAACGTTTGTTGTTACattcagtaaaaaaaaaaataattatgccACAGCATATAGAATTAGTGTCTAGCTCTGTCGCGGTCCCGTCTTCGATCCCgatctctgtctctgtctctgtccctGTCGTCTCTTCTATGTCGATCTTTATCTCTATCTTTATCCTTATGTGACGAGGAATGACTTTTCGGTGATTTACTTCGCTTCCGTTCAcgtctgtctctgtctctatcTCTGCTTCGTGATCGCTGTTTTTCTCTGTCAGATTTTTTGTCTGATCGTGAATGTCTCTTGTCCCTGTCTCTatgtctgtctctttctctgtcgTGATCATCTGTTCTCTTTCGTGTGTCTTCTTTGATAGGTGGAATATCTTCGTCCTCTGAGGTTTCTATACCTTCATCCATATCATCCTCTAGTGCTGACACTTTTGcttctgtaaaaatattttgataaccATTCGTTCAAGTATAGTAACAAgttctatataaaagtttagttacctaattcattattttcttctaaaaCATGCCTCTTCTGTATCCTCGGTAAAATAACATCACAAGACCTCTCTTCTCTTAATAGTTCGTCTATGAATTCATCCATATGAATCAATTCAAATTTACCTTGCTTATTCTGTTTCCTTAGCTTTCTGTTGTCATTAAATAATGGTTCCAAGTATTTATAACAATCCAGGGATGAGCCTGTTAATCTCATATATAATGCTCCTAGTGCACGAACATATTTGAActcttcattttttataaattctacTATAATGTCTTTTTCTGGTTGGATTTGTAACATTTTCAGTATGAGACAAAGGAATGGCGTTGGTTTCACATTTCCACCAAATACACCACCTATAAACCTAAAGTAAAGcatgatttttaatttacacGGAAGCAGGCATGTTTGTTTACATTAATGGGAAGCTacattttatcaattattaattatttatatacatctaGTCGATTCTTATCTACAGTATACCTAAGAGAAAagcaagaaaataaaataatatgcaaGTGAACATAATTATACGGTTTAGaacgaaa
Above is a genomic segment from Nomia melanderi isolate GNS246 chromosome 8, iyNomMela1, whole genome shotgun sequence containing:
- the Prp38 gene encoding pre-mRNA processing factor 38 encodes the protein MANRTVKDAKSIRGTNPQYLVEKIIRSRVYDSKYWKEECFALTAELLVDKAMELRFIGGVFGGNVKPTPFLCLILKMLQIQPEKDIIVEFIKNEEFKYVRALGALYMRLTGSSLDCYKYLEPLFNDNRKLRKQNKQGKFELIHMDEFIDELLREERSCDVILPRIQKRHVLEENNELEAKVSALEDDMDEGIETSEDEDIPPIKEDTRKRTDDHDRERDRHRDRDKRHSRSDKKSDREKQRSRSRDRDRDRRERKRSKSPKSHSSSHKDKDRDKDRHRRDDRDRDRDRDRDRRRDRDRARH
- the Mon1 gene encoding vacuolar fusion protein MON1 homolog, whose protein sequence is MAAKEPATIDDEIAEPGIEPGASAETMLVTTDSFEEYEQEISSSIDDRQMKESTTSTISEIQEDTQDIPTTPTATNSRDLQKTASLDDSELEDVTHRLGQSSLESDPLRCKTWLAQRKHIFILSQAGKPIYSRYSSEDKLVTVMGVMQALVSFVQAGSDMIRSVHAGDTNFVFVVKGPLILVAVSKTLESVPQLTLQLTYVYNQIVSVLTQSQLTRVYDQRRNFDLRRLLSGSERLIDHLLNFMDREPAFFLGAIKCLPLLPSMRSSIAQTIIQTCGKIKNLVFAILLANNQLVTLVRMNKFFLHPVDLHIIQNLVDSSESLKTAESWTPICLPKFDANGYMHGHVSYLAEDCQACLLLLTVDRDVFFVLSEAKQKIVEKLRRTNCLEAINESMNKPPITTADIGLPEMRHVLYKCKSTAQFWSPGLQPPYTKDEEIERLLGLYQCLHHRLYAPNRPLKLIFQQLDKETMLAWVTISFELYVTFEPLVTKADAIEAASKLIKWIKKEEERLFILNPPTF